The Pseudomonadota bacterium DNA segment TGAAGAAAACCTGGCGCGGTCAGTGATTCAGAAAGTAGGTCACGGCGGCACCTATCTGACCCAAAAACACACGAAAAAGAATATGCGCCAGGCATTCATTTTCCCGCGCCTGGCGGACAAAAACACTCCCCGTGGAGAAGACGACGAACCTCTCGATGCCAGAGAAAGGGCAAGACGGATCGCTCGTGACTTGCTGGCTGAAGAACATCCAGATCATATCCCCGCTGATATCGACAAGGAGATACGCAAGCGTTTTACTATTCTTCTGGAAGGACGAAAGCCATGAAAATTTCGATTTGCCAGACGGAACCAAAACTTCTTGAAATTCAGACCAACCTTGAAGAGATCATCACTAAAATCAATAAATATCGGGAACTCGGCTCACAGCTTATCGTCTTTCCCGAACTGGCCCTGACGGGATACTTTGTCGGCCCACGTTACCATGAAGTAGCGCTGAAAGTGGATTCTCCGGAAATCAAGCAACTGGTTGCCGCCACCAGGGGCACTGCCGCAATCGTCGGATTTATCGAAGAGTCACGTTCAATGAACTTTTACAATGCCGCTCTGGTGGCGGTGGACGGCGAGCTTCAATATTGCTGCCGTAAACTGAATCTGCCTAATTATGGCGTTTTTGAAGAAAAAAAATATTTTTCACACGGCAAGAGAATATCGGGTTTCAAACTTAATGGGTTCAATATCACGGTTTTTATCTGCAACGATCTCTGGCATCCATCTCTTCCTTACCTCGGTATTACTCAAAAGACTGACATAATGGTTACCATATTCAACTCCTCACAGGGCTCAATGGGCGATGAATTCTGCAATATTGAAAGCTGGGGGATTATCAACACCTTTTATTCGAGAATTTTTGGAATTTATAATATTTGCGCCAACCGTGTCGGCTATGAAAGGCCGCGAAAACAAAGAGCCAAAGACAGGAAAGGTGAAGAGGTTGAGGATCTGAACAATAATGATTATTTTCGGTTCTGGGGGGGGAGTGAGATTATTAATCCTTTTGGTAAGCGTGTCGCCCAGGCCTGCCTGCACGAGCCGGATGAAATTTCCGCGGAGATAGATAAAGATATGCTGCGGAAAAAGAAAATATTACTTCCCTACCTCCGCAATGATGACCCACACTTCACCCATCGGGAACTCTCAAGGATATTATATACAAAGAAAAGATGATAATCGAGCATCGGCAGCCCGGAGACAGTAGGAAAAACCTTATAACCTTGGACCTTATACCTTGCATTACAT contains these protein-coding regions:
- a CDS encoding nitrilase-related carbon-nitrogen hydrolase, which encodes MKISICQTEPKLLEIQTNLEEIITKINKYRELGSQLIVFPELALTGYFVGPRYHEVALKVDSPEIKQLVAATRGTAAIVGFIEESRSMNFYNAALVAVDGELQYCCRKLNLPNYGVFEEKKYFSHGKRISGFKLNGFNITVFICNDLWHPSLPYLGITQKTDIMVTIFNSSQGSMGDEFCNIESWGIINTFYSRIFGIYNICANRVGYERPRKQRAKDRKGEEVEDLNNNDYFRFWGGSEIINPFGKRVAQACLHEPDEISAEIDKDMLRKKKILLPYLRNDDPHFTHRELSRILYTKKR